A genomic window from Leptolyngbya sp. NIES-2104 includes:
- a CDS encoding ISKra4 family transposase, protein MQGSIEQLLPDDPDWQQLCNILKAKVTLVEQVLVAWQMGIWLARTILEHQLQEQAAISVEWQACPVCQARLVSKGFANRRILTLVGWVEWKRRVGRCPRRCRGSQSTPFDQVLGINAYQQTSVELMRLGCLLAVCLPFELTAWMLQQLSGIQVSDDTIWNWVQSAGQQANENLELQLQQLGEGQPIQTETLDAPLLTMPLMIAADGVTVPFRPQAKTPKGKIVWREVKVALLARLGNYQTRTEATRTQLHQRRVVASLGDINHLKPRLQLEALKQGMITASQVVWISDGARGFWRLYRECFAPIGAVGILDFYHAAQHLWQAASVYQDGNPHRTPQQWFASLRHRLRHGFGKGIIKELDWLSKSKNTAEATKPILRQVRDYLKLHLDHIQYRSFKQMGLPIGSGMVESACKWMIQQRFKGAGMRWSEDGFNHLLHLRLAWTNQRFDSLFSNENLSLSLYSPN, encoded by the coding sequence ATGCAAGGTTCAATTGAACAACTGCTGCCAGATGACCCGGATTGGCAACAGTTATGCAACATTCTCAAGGCTAAGGTAACATTGGTTGAACAGGTGCTAGTTGCTTGGCAAATGGGAATTTGGTTAGCTAGAACAATCCTAGAACATCAACTACAGGAGCAAGCTGCTATTTCAGTTGAATGGCAGGCTTGCCCTGTCTGCCAAGCTCGATTGGTGAGCAAAGGATTTGCCAACCGCCGAATTCTTACCTTAGTTGGTTGGGTCGAGTGGAAACGTCGAGTTGGACGCTGCCCTCGTAGGTGTCGAGGCAGCCAGAGTACTCCTTTTGATCAGGTTCTTGGCATTAATGCTTATCAACAAACATCAGTCGAGTTAATGCGACTCGGATGTTTGCTAGCAGTATGTTTGCCCTTTGAACTTACCGCTTGGATGCTTCAGCAGTTGAGTGGCATTCAAGTCAGTGATGATACGATTTGGAACTGGGTGCAATCTGCTGGACAACAAGCTAACGAAAACTTGGAATTGCAACTTCAGCAGTTAGGCGAGGGACAGCCAATTCAAACAGAAACGCTAGATGCACCGCTCTTAACGATGCCTTTGATGATTGCTGCTGATGGGGTCACAGTCCCGTTTCGCCCACAGGCTAAGACCCCGAAAGGCAAAATTGTATGGCGAGAGGTGAAAGTCGCGCTCTTAGCTCGTCTCGGCAACTATCAGACTAGAACAGAGGCAACGAGAACGCAATTACACCAGAGGCGCGTTGTGGCAAGCCTCGGAGACATTAATCACTTAAAACCTCGTCTTCAACTCGAAGCACTCAAGCAGGGGATGATCACAGCCTCACAAGTCGTTTGGATCTCCGATGGTGCACGGGGCTTTTGGCGACTCTACCGCGAATGCTTTGCGCCGATTGGGGCTGTTGGTATTTTAGATTTCTATCATGCGGCACAACATTTGTGGCAAGCAGCAAGCGTCTATCAAGATGGCAATCCACACAGAACGCCTCAGCAGTGGTTTGCTAGCTTACGTCATCGGTTGCGCCACGGATTCGGCAAAGGTATTATTAAAGAACTCGACTGGTTGAGCAAGTCTAAGAATACTGCCGAAGCAACCAAACCAATTTTGCGCCAAGTGCGAGATTACTTAAAGCTCCACCTTGACCACATTCAGTATCGCTCCTTTAAGCAGATGGGCTTGCCCATTGGCAGTGGCATGGTTGAGAGTGCTTGTAAATGGATGATTCAACAGCGCTTTAAGGGAGCAGGGATGCGATGGAGTGAAGACGGATTCAACCATCTGCTTCATCTCCGGTTAGCTTGGACGAATCAGCGATTTGACTCTTTGTTCTCTAATGAAAATTTATCGCTTTCGTTGTACTCCCCCAACTAA
- a CDS encoding nuclear transport factor 2 family protein produces the protein MHERTNIPDRFVKPLSATPLDAADRIEIHELVTRVYLVEDTRDYDALHQICTEDFVQIHPAGNTEGLEAFIAFLQKFSVGFDGKRHHALNIVTRRVGDNEAEAASYLISIELFNT, from the coding sequence ATGCACGAACGCACTAATATTCCAGACCGATTTGTCAAGCCGTTGAGTGCGACACCTCTAGATGCCGCAGACCGAATTGAAATTCACGAATTGGTTACAAGAGTGTACCTGGTCGAAGACACACGCGATTACGACGCGCTACACCAAATTTGCACTGAAGATTTTGTACAGATTCATCCAGCAGGCAACACGGAAGGGTTGGAGGCATTCATCGCTTTTCTTCAGAAATTCTCAGTTGGTTTCGATGGGAAACGGCATCACGCACTCAACATCGTGACACGGCGAGTTGGCGATAATGAGGCGGAGGCGGCGAGCTACCTGATCAGTATAGAGTTATTCAACACCTAA
- a CDS encoding IS4 family transposase — protein sequence MNRVTALREKLRPHLAWHGARLSFVAAFLIALFRVKTVNFSELSTAFSGKTQTDSHYKRLQRFFRDYEMDYVEIAQAVVALMAIPEPWVLSIDRTDWQFGTCVFNILMLGVVHDGVAFPLVWCCLDKRGNSNSTERMELFNQFLERFGDREVACLTADREFIGKAWFGYLLQDPLTRFRIRIRENHKLSDGRISRKVRTLFADVQIGQTKILRHKRRLWGHWVYIAATRLADGELLVVATQSAPKSAIADYAKRWAIETLFGIFKTRGFCLESTHLTDAERLSKLLALLSLALCWAFLVGEWLHQHTPLKLKEHGRKAKSIFRYGFDHLRHIVLNLNEKMSEFMQVLQFLSCT from the coding sequence ATGAATCGGGTTACTGCACTTCGAGAAAAATTGCGTCCCCACCTCGCTTGGCACGGTGCAAGATTGAGCTTTGTTGCCGCCTTTCTGATTGCGTTGTTTCGGGTCAAGACTGTCAACTTTAGCGAACTCTCAACTGCCTTCAGTGGCAAGACTCAGACAGATTCTCATTACAAGCGACTGCAACGGTTTTTTCGAGACTACGAGATGGACTATGTCGAGATCGCCCAAGCCGTTGTCGCCCTGATGGCAATTCCAGAACCGTGGGTGCTATCGATAGACCGAACCGATTGGCAGTTTGGCACTTGTGTGTTCAACATCCTGATGCTGGGAGTCGTCCATGACGGAGTCGCATTTCCATTGGTCTGGTGTTGTCTCGATAAGCGAGGCAACTCAAACAGTACTGAACGCATGGAACTGTTCAATCAGTTTCTTGAACGCTTTGGAGATCGCGAAGTTGCCTGTCTCACCGCAGACCGAGAGTTTATCGGCAAAGCTTGGTTTGGCTATCTCTTGCAAGACCCCCTCACCCGATTTCGCATTCGGATTCGCGAAAATCACAAGCTTAGTGATGGTCGCATCAGTCGCAAGGTTCGGACTCTCTTTGCTGATGTGCAAATCGGTCAGACGAAGATTCTGCGGCACAAGCGTCGTCTGTGGGGACATTGGGTTTACATTGCGGCAACCCGTTTAGCCGATGGCGAACTCCTTGTCGTTGCCACTCAAAGCGCTCCCAAGTCTGCGATTGCCGATTACGCCAAGCGTTGGGCAATTGAAACGCTATTCGGCATTTTCAAGACCCGTGGCTTCTGCTTGGAATCGACCCACCTGACCGATGCCGAGCGATTGAGCAAGCTACTCGCGCTGCTCTCATTAGCCTTGTGCTGGGCGTTCTTAGTTGGAGAGTGGTTGCATCAACACACACCGCTCAAGCTCAAAGAGCATGGTCGCAAAGCCAAAAGTATCTTTCGCTATGGCTTCGATCATCTCCGTCACATTGTACTCAACTTGAATGAAAAGATGAGCGAGTTTATGCAAGTTCTACAATTTTTGTCCTGTACTTAG
- a CDS encoding WD40 repeat domain-containing protein has translation MKQQQGSTNPKANRRMRVGAMTKVMLVGAIALVCINRAVAGSEANPVSAHLRQPSAEAKQDLGVAGQEQKADGVKLQNSWNSASVYVLGFSPDGQIIASGGEMNGTVKLWNRDGTLIKTLKGHTWAVKSISFSPDGQTLASASEDDTIKLWNRDGTVIKTLKGHTDAVRSVSFSPDGQILASGGDDEDNTIKLWKRDGTLIKTLKGHTQGLRSVSFSPDGQTLASGSQDSTIKLWKRDGTLITTIDNRVDAVEGDNVRLARVFSVSFSPDGQIIASGSNGGAVKLWKRDGTLITALKAHKSLVTNVSFSPNGQIFASSSTDSAIKLWRRDGTLITTLSPVSFIVSGLSFSPNGEFLASGSNFAESFGERSVNLWDLSGIRLQR, from the coding sequence ATGAAACAACAACAGGGATCGACGAATCCCAAAGCAAATCGGCGAATGCGGGTCGGGGCAATGACAAAAGTGATGCTGGTTGGTGCGATCGCGCTTGTCTGTATTAATCGAGCTGTTGCAGGAAGTGAAGCCAACCCAGTATCCGCACACCTGCGGCAACCGTCAGCAGAAGCTAAGCAAGATTTGGGCGTTGCGGGTCAGGAGCAGAAAGCTGATGGCGTGAAATTGCAAAATAGCTGGAATTCTGCTTCTGTGTATGTCCTCGGCTTTAGCCCAGATGGACAAATTATCGCCTCTGGGGGTGAGATGAATGGCACCGTCAAACTGTGGAATCGAGACGGCACATTGATCAAGACGCTGAAGGGACATACTTGGGCTGTGAAAAGTATTAGCTTCAGCCCGGATGGACAAACACTCGCCTCTGCAAGTGAGGATGATACGATCAAACTGTGGAATCGAGACGGCACAGTGATTAAGACGTTGAAAGGACATACTGACGCTGTGAGAAGTGTCAGCTTCAGCCCGGATGGACAAATACTCGCCTCTGGAGGCGATGATGAGGATAATACGATCAAGCTGTGGAAGCGAGACGGCACACTAATTAAGACATTGAAGGGACATACTCAAGGGTTGAGAAGTGTCAGCTTCAGCCCAGATGGACAAACACTCGCCTCTGGAAGTCAAGATAGCACGATCAAGTTGTGGAAGCGCGATGGCACACTGATCACTACGATCGACAACCGCGTAGATGCTGTAGAGGGTGACAACGTTCGTTTGGCTCGTGTGTTCAGTGTGAGCTTCAGCCCGGACGGACAGATTATCGCCTCTGGGAGTAATGGGGGTGCGGTCAAGCTATGGAAGCGAGACGGAACGCTGATTACTGCACTAAAGGCACACAAGAGTTTGGTGACTAATGTGAGTTTCAGTCCGAATGGACAAATCTTCGCCTCCAGTTCTACAGATAGCGCCATCAAGCTATGGAGGCGAGACGGAACGCTGATCACCACGCTGAGTCCAGTCAGTTTTATTGTATCGGGTCTAAGTTTCAGCCCAAATGGAGAATTTCTCGCCTCTGGTAGTAATTTCGCTGAGTCGTTTGGTGAACGATCGGTTAATCTGTGGGATTTGAGCGGGATTAGGTTGCAAAGATAA